ggCTGTGGAGAAATGGAATATAGAATTATTGTATTAGTGGCTACCCCTTGGTGTGCGCTCTCCAAGATTATTTGAATCTGTTACTTCCAGACCATGTAGGAGAGTGAAATAGTAACTGTGACAAGTTGGCCTTGATTCTTAACCATAACAGTGTAGCTTAATGAAGGATTCCAATCACTTGATGATAGAGTTAATGATTTATTCTCGTATCGCAAGTATTAAGTGCTCTATATAGCATGAAATTAATTTGCCGAAATGTAGCTACATGAATGGTGAATCGAAACTTCCGGAGCTCAGCTCAAAATTAGCACCAGACCCACCTCTGACCACTATTCTCGTATCTAACCTCGAAGGGGAAGAATGGCCGTGTCTAGATCAACAAAACCCCTTTGCCAGAGATTGAAGGGGTGATGGTACATATCGAGAACGAGTATACGCTAACAACAAAGTATTGGAAATCATCCCACTAAGACTGACATGGTGGAGAATATCGATAGAAAACTCAGCCGCGAATTAAATCACCGTCAAATGGCCAGAAACTAAAGTGATGTTTTTAGACGACTTGTCATTCTACtccttgatatttatatacaattgcAAAACGTGTTCGttgattcatcattcattcaaaccTTTCTAACCCGAGTCCCaatccaagtccaagtccgGTTCCattgccaatgccaatgccaataaCGACACTAATAATACTCCTTcattccttcccttcctgGATATAATATGCTAGTACTCGAATAAAGTATGCCCAAAACGCGCCAGAGTAGTATTCCTGAATCAATCACGCAAGAACGACACTTGAATGCCTGACGTTCATTTACATACAGCCATtgaaaaattacaaaaactcctaatccaattcaatatcCAGTTCTGGACCACCCAGACTTTCTCTTCCTGCCTCTCTAATCCCCTTTGCAGTTACGAAGCGAGTCTTCTTTTTAACTCCGCCAATTGTATTGGCTCGCTTACGCTTGTTGATAGGGCTCAATCGAACAGAAGGTTTAGCACCAATGAGGCCAAGCTTCCTAGCATCCGGTGGAGACAATTCTCTGTCGCTATTCATAGTATCCTGTGGGTTGAGTGGTACCGGGTTGCGTCTCTTCATATAATCAGCACCGAGACCTCCACCCATCATTCCTAATTTCCTACCGAGctccctttctttctcttgagCCAGAATTTGCTTCGTCATTCGGTCTTCCTTTGTGCTTCCTCGGTGAAAAGCATCAGGGTCGAAATCAACATCGTCTAATAAGCTTACGGCGCTTCTTTTGCCAATGTAGATTTGACTATGACTTTCTCTGTCATATTTTGTCTTTTCGCCCTTCTTGAGTTCTTCTCGGCGTTGCTTATAGCCCGCCATATCCCGAGAGTTGTATTTTTGTTCCGTTCCGCCTCCGCCAAAGTTACGTTTTGGGCCGAAGCTCATAGTATTGACTTCCATGCGGTTTGCATGGGTCTTGGTGAGGGAAAGATTGACGTGATAGTCGCAGAATTCGGTGTGTCGTGTATTGACCCAGGTATCACAAGTTTTACCGTCTCTTTTGACGCTTTTGCAATATCCTAGGTCCCTGTTTGTGCCAATTTCAAGTATTGTGTCGTCACTCGAGCTAAGCGTAAGGCTGAATTTTCCTGTGTCAGTTTTCCCTCGAGCTGGGGGCATAAAGCCAGGGTTGAGGAGGGCAATGACAGTTCCGGGTGTGAGCTTCCAGAACTTTTCAAATGCAGTTCTGAAGAGAAAAAGTTCGATTTCCCATTTGAGATCAGTAAGCGTAAGAACCATAAATTTGCCGCCATTCTTAGCTTGGTCCTGGTGCGCTCGTGGTGCAGATTTTGCTGCGATCGTTGCGAACACAACgacatcttcttcaatctcggGACCGGCAAAGTCAGGGGCCTTTACAGTTCTGAGTAAATCGGGTATGAGGAAAGTTTTCTTTCCCTGAAGGCTTCGAGTGAGTACTTGATGGGGTATGATTCGTTTGGAGAGGTGGGAGGTAGAATATGGTTCGAATTGCGAAGCTTCACCGTCGGAAGTGTCTGATGACGCCTTGTTCATATTGCTATTGGACCGCGTTCGATTCAAATTATCGAAACTTCGCGCATTTGTATTTTTGTCTTGTGAGTCTGGTCTTCTATCACGTGAGTCTGGCCTGCTCAAGAATTTTGCTTCAGTGCCGTTCCTCAAGGCTGAACGATACGTATCAAATGAACTTTGAGAGCTCTGCGAACCATTGCCATTTCTGAAAGCTAAACGTTTCGAGGTATCAAGTGAGTTTTGAGAGTCCTGTGAGCCTCTTCTCAGGCCAGCATATATTTCATGGctatttttgatttcggGACGTCTCGAACTATCAAAGGAACTTTGTGGACCTTGGGAGAGTGGCCTGGCACTTGTTTCATTGCTGCTAATTGGTATTGAACGTAAATTTGAAGTAGTTTTATGCCGTCTTAATTCCCCATTCGAGTTGTTGAGAGAATTCAAGACCTCCTCCCGACTGAACTCTTTCGTGGGAGCGGGGTGGCTAGGTAATTCGATTGCATTGCTTTTGAATGACTCCATCTGCATTTGATCTATATCGAATGCTGTGCTGCGAGTTTTCTTGATCCGAGCAGCTCTCTCCTGTCGCTCAGTATCCGTAATCCTGGCTGCAGCCATTCTTTCGCTAAAAGATTTCGGTCTCTCCACCTGATTGAAACTTTGTGATGCAGGTATGCGATTTCCAGTTTGTGACTGACTTCGTTGTAGAAATGGCCCGGTTCGCTTGGAATTGTTGAAATCTGACTCTAGATTCTTCCTTAAGCCCGGTGCTCTCTTGAGCGAAATATCTATTCCTTTCAATCCTTTGTCAATACCAAGTAGAACCCTTCCAGGAGATTGTGGAAGTTCAGCAGGCTGAACACGGCGTGGTGGTGATGCTGGAACATTAACCTCAGTGCGTGATTTTGGGCGTTGTGATTGCCTCTCTCTTAATTCTGCTGCTCCTAATCCTGCCAATCTCGAGGACGCTCTATTTGTTGCTGCAGAATTTGCTCTCAAAAGACCCGATGCGGGCCTGTAACTCTCAGGTTGCTCGTTCCTCTCGATCTTCTCGCCCTCCGAATCCGAACTTTgcttgttcttcttttgcAACTGCTTTAATCGAAGTCGCGCTTGAATTTCCTGTAGTTTCAACTGTAAAGTTTCTTCgtcgtcttcgtcgtcgCCCCCCATCTCTTCCATATACATATCGGCCTTCATTCGATCTTTGCCTGTAGCGTGTGGTGTTTGCGACACAGCAGGTCGTCGTTTTGAAGGGGAGGCAGTGGGAGAAAATCCTGTTGCGTATCGTCGTAATCGATCACGACCACCGGGGGTACTTAATAGCGCTTCTCGGGGAGATCTTGGTGGCCATTGGGCCTCTTCAGCACCGCCTTTTGTATACTCAGTCATAAATTTTATACGGGAATGACAGCGCACATACCTTGGGACATAATGAGCACAATAATAATGTGCAAGTAACAGAATATGCAGCTAAGGAAGCGGTTCAAATTAATCTGATATCGTGCTATCAATTCTCGTGAGGGACTGTTGTTTGTCATATATACTGCGAATTCAGGgtaattgttgatttgtgTTGCGTTTGTCTAAACATCCATCTATAAAAATCCGCGCCGTAGAAAGTTGTAGAGGTCGAATCGCATACAGTATACAATAATCGACGGAATGGGAATTTGGTGTTGTTTGTACTTGAAGCACGAAGTGAATCTGCAGGCGGATCGAAGATAATAAGATTGTGGGTTATCAAATGGTAAAGGCAGGAATACCATCTAAGTCTGTGATATGATTGTCATTCGTTTCCGGTGTAGCTTGTCCATTGGCACAATAAGATTTCCGGCTCATTCAGACGATAATCGAAATAGTGTGAGCTTTTAACTTTGGGTTTTTGTTTGCTCTATCGCTCTATTTGCAGATCCAGAAAGTTTGAATAGAAGCAAAAGCGCAAAACCCCGGATTTCAAAATACTAGTGCAAGCCAATGGGCGCTCCCAgacttcacttcaatttaAAGCAATCGACTTTATTGGTTGCTATGCATGACTAAGTCAACACGCTTTTTTATGCAACGCGACAAGACGCGACTTCTTAAAGTGGCCGAGTTGAGTCTCATAGATTTTAAGATGCCCAGgtatatattcaaacaaaacTCAATTgcacacaacacacaacacaGTGGTTTATTTACGACTCACTGAACATCTCTGCAATTTTCCTACATACAGTTGTTCAGGATATGGTGGCTAAAACTAGAGGGAGACCAGCCACCAAAGCTGCAGCAGTGGAAACAGAACCCTCGAAAGTCGCCGATCCAAAAGTCAAATTGCAGCCAGACGATAGCAATCCGCCGAGGGTTTTCATATTACCAAAGGATATCAGTACGGAGGCTCGGATTGTCACACTCGAAAACCCTAGATATGCAAAGGATAGTCGATATCTTGTATGCCCAAATAAAGGTTTCAATGAATTTACTCGAATAGCTGCACCCAAAACCACGCCTAAAAGCTGGTTGCTTGTACCGGAAGATGATTCGACGGCACCGATAAAGGAAGAACTACACAAAGATGAAAcgaatgatgaagaagaatcttcGTCCAATTCCAAAGGTTATGTCACGAAAGGGGCAGATCTTTTTATTGCGACGCCAATTGACTCTCTATTCATTATCCTTCCAGCTCTTGCACCTCTTTCCACAACCAAAGTCTCGGATCCCCCCAAGAAGTTATTTTTGTCTGGAGATGATTACTTCGAcaaattgatatctatatCACCACATTTGGGGTCTTTTCTAAGAGCTGGCCCATTGCGATCGACGCTAGAAAAAAGAATGACAGCAGTATGCGATACAGTGGATGCTGGAGAGGAAACAATGTTCAGAATTAACGAGGAGAAGCTATCCAAGGAACTCTTACGGAAGGCCAAGAAAATGGTTGAGCACGGGTTGCCTGCCAGTATGGAGGAGAAACTCGTTAGGAAAGCGCTAGACGTACCAGTGTTAAGTATCACCCGTGGAGAAGAATCAACACAGGAAGGATTGAACGAGGAAGCGAGTACATCAGCAAAGTCAGGAATTTCAACCCCACGAACCGAGTCACAAAATACACAAATTACAGACTCATCCACAGATACTGTAGCAACTTCAATTCCAGAAGCTTCAACGGCAGCAACACCAATATCGAGCAATTTGGCTGGTGTCtctgaagatgagaaaatAAGCATACCATCAATCGATGCACCCGAGGGTGTTGCAGATCTACTCCGCATCCGTACagcattcttcttcatttgctCGAATTACATAGCCCCTCACCTGGgtgaaatattgaagaattctttgaaatcatCAGCATCACCTATCGACTTCGCTTCCTTGGATAGCCATCTCGCATATCTAACGAAATTGCGGCAAGATGCTTTGGCGGCAAGATCTATGGGAGATTATTCAAGAAAGCGAGCAACGGTAGGTGACGATGAAGAGATAGAGACGCGCGCAGAAAAGAAGCGCAAACAAGACGAGGAGGATAAGAGGAAAAAGGCCGGTGAGAGCAGAGGTGTCAAGAACCTAAAGAAGGTCAACACTAGTGGTATGAAAAAGATGAGCGacttcttcaagaagaaatgatTGTACTTTTTACTGCAAGAGATTTGGCGTTGTGGCAGGTTTGGGGTATAGTTTGTAATAATGGTCGATCCGGGTTGGCACATCTGAGACACCATCATGTAGAATATTGCAGCGAATGATTTAAATGATTCATCGTACTCCTCGTGCTCTGCCTCGTGGAATACCTCGTCCAATGCCTGATCCACCTCTGCTCGTGCCAGTTCCTGTGCTTGAGCCGGTCGAGCTTCCACGACCATATCCTGACGAGCTAACACTTCCAGGTCTTAATACTCCTCCTCTGGCTctgcctcttcctcctcgggTCCCACGAGATGTTGTGCCAGCTTGTCTTTGcctctcttcatcctccgCCCTTTGCTTGGCAGCCTCTCTTCTTCGCTCTTCCTCCGCAGCCCGACGTTCAGCAGCTTGAGCTTTCAATACCTGCTCGCTCTCCATATCCGCAATATCCTGGCTTGCGCCCCGCCAATTTGGATTCAAGATTAACCTTTGATTATGTTCCGTTTGTGATAGTATACGAATCCATATGTTAAGCAGCGTTGAAGCTGATGTGACCGTTTGTGAGACTGTCTGAAATAATTTTTTAGCTATTATCCGATCCCTATCATACAATGCTCCTTACATCCATATTTCCCTTCGCAAGATCCAGACTGCCCAGTACTCCTTCTATAAGTTCATTGATATTGCGAACGCCTTCTAGTTCCTTTTGTAGAGCCGCTTCTCTGGCCGTCTCAGCATCATATTTTGACCCCCCACTTCTTTGCGCCGGCGCATTGCCTTCTGTACTCTTGTTCAGAGCCTTGATATCTGCCTTTGAGGGCTTGGAGGGGGATGCAAAAAGGTCATCATTGTCAGAGTCTGAAAGGTCTAGCTTGCCAATATCTGGGGTAGCCATAATGGAGCAAGAGGTAGGGGCAAGGACAAGGACAGGGTCAGTGTCGGTAGCAGTGGGTCAGTAAGGAAGAATGTGACTTTGAATGTTTCTAGAATTCTTTGCAAGGCCCCCAAAGAAGATGTTTTGACGCGTAAAGTCACGTAAATTCACAGATTCACGTCCATTTGGTCCAAATATTCGCTGTCATTCATCAATCTAACAGAAATCGTCCGAGCGTTGAGGGCACTAATGAACGCCTAAGGAAATCAACATGGCTGGGAATCTTTCTTTCAACCTCCTGGTTTTCTGGTCAAGACAGTAAACAAGACAAATATTACCATCCCTTCGACCTTATTCTTGTCTAATTCCTTCATTTATGCAATATTCTCATTTATACAGGAGCACTTTGATTCCTTTGCTTAGCATTTCAGCGTCATCGTCGTGATTTCACAAAATTCAGACATTTTCTGTGCCACATCAACAAGCAAGAAAGACAACCACTACCGTACCAACAGCTGCTTTATTTACATCGTCGCTTTTAACGAATCAATACACATACTCTCAGTTGCAGATCCATTTCACCTTTCTCCAAGAACACGGTTTGGAGTAGATTTTGAGCATTGGACTGAACGACCTCACCTTGCCGACCAACCTTGAAGggtctttttttgtttgcgAAGATGGCTTCCTCTACTATGAGGCCAAgtacaccaccaccaccttctactTCCCTCAAAACTCCATCAACACCACGATTCGGCTACGATGATAACTACGAGCCGTATTCGCCCAGAAAATCAAGTCGAGTAGCTTCGAGGGCAATTCGCAACGCGGTcactccaccacctccatccATTAAACACAATATTCGCAACAATCTTTCTACTCCGCAATCAACACCTCGAGTCGCTAGAAAAGTTGTCTTCTCTGGTACCCCTCAACACATTCACTCATCGCCGCCTAAATCTCCTCAAATTGCGACTAAACGACGCGCACCTAAATCGTCTACCACAATTGCCGGCCGACAAGTTTCTGGCTCATTAAATATCGGCAGCACATCATCCGCAGCTACAGCTCTCGGTCTCACTCCCAGGGATAAGAAAAAAGAGCAGAAAATGGACAACCATCAACGACCTGGTGCAATGGTTCGCGGCGACGGTATGCTACCAACGCCTTCTAAAACTCCACGCCATCCTAAACAAACGGAGGAATTGAAGCAAGGAATCAATGCGGTTTCGCGTACTCTTTTTAC
The sequence above is drawn from the Botrytis cinerea B05.10 chromosome 11, complete sequence genome and encodes:
- the Bcmcm10 gene encoding Bcmcm10, which produces MTNNSPSRELIARYQINLNRFLSCIFCYLHIIIVLIMSQGGAEEAQWPPRSPREALLSTPGGRDRLRRYATGFSPTASPSKRRPAVSQTPHATGKDRMKADMYMEEMGGDDEDDEETLQLKLQEIQARLRLKQLQKKNKQSSDSEGEKIERNEQPESYRPASGLLRANSAATNRASSRLAGLGAAELRERQSQRPKSRTEVNVPASPPRRVQPAELPQSPGRVLLGIDKGLKGIDISLKRAPGLRKNLESDFNNSKRTGPFLQRSQSQTGNRIPASQSFNQVERPKSFSERMAAARITDTERQERAARIKKTRSTAFDIDQMQMESFKSNAIELPSHPAPTKEFSREEVLNSLNNSNGELRRHKTTSNLRSIPISSNETSARPLSQGPQSSFDSSRRPEIKNSHEIYAGLRRGSQDSQNSLDTSKRLAFRNGNGSQSSQSSFDTYRSALRNGTEAKFLSRPDSRDRRPDSQDKNTNARSFDNLNRTRSNSNMNKASSDTSDGEASQFEPYSTSHLSKRIIPHQVLTRSLQGKKTFLIPDLLRTVKAPDFAGPEIEEDVVVFATIAAKSAPRAHQDQAKNGGKFMVLTLTDLKWEIELFLFRTAFEKFWKLTPGTVIALLNPGFMPPARGKTDTGKFSLTLSSSDDTILEIGTNRDLGYCKSVKRDGKTCDTWVNTRHTEFCDYHVNLSLTKTHANRMEVNTMSFGPKRNFGGGGTEQKYNSRDMAGYKQRREELKKGEKTKYDRESHSQIYIGKRSAVSLLDDVDFDPDAFHRGSTKEDRMTKQILAQEKERELGRKLGMMGGGLGADYMKRRNPVPLNPQDTMNSDRELSPPDARKLGLIGAKPSVRLSPINKRKRANTIGGVKKKTRFVTAKGIREAGRESLGGPELDIELD